From Neodiprion pinetum isolate iyNeoPine1 chromosome 7, iyNeoPine1.2, whole genome shotgun sequence, a single genomic window includes:
- the cic gene encoding putative transcription factor capicua isoform X3 — MHPAVATERLPLNRRTPARSPLSHVSTRLADPAGEMLTATHPEMHEKRDSLGVVGQYGGGAGGGGGQSPEDKCVVEQPPPPPPPPQKDPSDPTISAKKLPKKRKFDLSALDDMNKTNNATSNVTSNVGGDLVVTGLRGINTTSINQPQNIQHPTLLPSPPHQQPPPLPQHQQQQHQPEYYQVQQPHAVVAPPQSTAVDYSCREEPPRSRPRLQVAPAAAAIDLSEWREHKVLALRDSHYYPGVISNATHGDIYVKFDGEGNLVKYEDVLGIGKYDVIKDSSPSVSQVTVDANVCFRYPTTSNNHAETLTSVFVKGTVCEIISNPISFVVKIPGEDDQSCEFVVKRADLRLVQPPWWDELEGLEIVDPPRAQVVDRGYRNSLEAPASVPVLQLHHASPHASLIAHNDGNAYYRSRATSPLLELPGSVQSGNNTLNISNGSRIYEDLESDDDLGREDIRFPSDADAKLSGSSKRSSMQSRGSTSSLVEQRSITPRSQAATPRSQAATPHKYKKGDVVATSSGIRKKFNGKQWRRLCSKEGCSKESQRRGYCSRHLSLKGSGFRGTSTFPGGKMDGEETSRDSDTSPNYADRRIAGRFDQEETEAANMLVSLGSSRSATPAFSPTGQSSVSPCINQSPVPLLGLNQNVFMPISSPAHHPPPIISPGAKWKHSPTQPNFVGQYQQPVIRPELVRPNGRPGQTPPASIGASVIRISPVSRLLASQSLSIPTWPDQSPPQRHPSVVTSLAQQQQQQQQQQQQQQQQQQQQQHQHQHQHQQQQQQQHQQQQSIILQHALTSNNGFSNHSEVTQSNNQLLKPPHSPHVPLSVTPGQNLTMIHKPQDQPVDYAQPLTQTQTMYLMPHQHEKKYVIKSTTMEATPLSSGHLVSNQDDKYRQTMINHLGQLPPLHQTQCQPPQSPAAQSVHVEKMSALQQVSKVTLPLHLSSHVDSQRTLSTPATIVMSATTTINDSAPPTSVFQPVIVQPSHLTPMAKIQPPREDNHQKNNGVLYGSRDVSPAYQPQLPQLVTNAVSKRKKAFSWQTIVLDQPEVSPPPSALSPPLSAPPIPMGTGNNPSDDGSGHAPGAGPEPITPAEEDDDDVFETEPTTPAEVESSINKRRSQSLGALHTKDPQSPLKQTVKKPPMLQAKDRIRRPMNAFMIFSKRHRALVHLRHPNQDNRTVSKILGEWWYALKPEEKQKYHELASEVKEAHFKAHPDWKWCSKDRRKSSTTGFKGAEPRGKLNSTGEETDMGPPSDDVPLTPRTVDEPSALAPSIFESPNIEIGGQARDSRRVSEIPLQVENSESDMKQEEDGNVSDDDQMVICEDPQPEIDLKCKDKLTDSDNEGQDENVENKNYAQARCSPASGQNHDAQDTKMDITCRPKPIKARPPSAGMETTTKYHHASMDKGGTVSVLSTTYPYHSPVNPSGVTGFQPKGGAFITMPVSPKVVKPEPVKNIEQQYSTQYSVSNLVANIQNENGRTLPKFPPSPIVSHSVRPMMTLLKEQQGIQSTNSMHHMLTSSAGYQPQLTLTVVNNEVMSGSKPQQGSQYLVQASPHARMYGNFQIPVSDASGRSISVQNLVTSGKVEAHSVIVSKAYPVSTPSPGTPSYKGIGHSVTRLAEIEQNDNQSTVNHAQFYAVNALKLDQERKDTVNIHVPVPGDSHKQPSTPHTPHTPHNNDHLSNTSFAMEEPRGIGALNNVDVGTNKAPFMLAPTPAQLGRAPLQRRQSMAMPPTSNAGDHGPPTSQNSDNRQPSNSVQNFDQLQQNSNTELLAASSPSTKKGSFFKKNVEDGMDRYRQLVLEQVNFQEKFSSLPEFKPEEIQSPSAIGITSGTGASPHVSVTPGLHQSNLSSSMQDYRKKSVQGPHRPSLNEDDTESDISMSVTPKSTSSVKLTGNQFFGPDFNIEAFRTSTDPGGDVDPSSPRTPKTPSGGVGGATTGASRGENERGHRKVLEQRRKLVMQLFQEQGYFPTTQATSSFQANHADIFPTKASLQLKIREVRQKLKANSTPVSASSLVSPLPVSESSPGVNGPLTAPPTSMGAPHSLPVGNTSGS, encoded by the exons ATGCACCCAGCCGTTGCCACCGAACGCCTACCTCTCAATCGCCGCACTCCGGCCCGCAGCCCCCTCTCACACGTGTCGACT CGTCTGGCCGATCCTGCAGGGGAAATGTTGACCGCTACTCATCCTGAGATGCACGAGAAGCGGGATTCCCTTGGAGTTGTGGGCCAGTATGGGGGAGGTGCTGGCGGGGGCGGCGGGCAATCCCCGGAGGATAAATGCGTCGTTGAGCAGCCACCCCCGCCTCCGCCGCCCCCGCAAAAGGATCCCTCCGACCCGACGATAAGCGCTAAAAAGTTACCGAAAAAACGTAAATTCGATTTGTCCGCTCTTGACGATATGAATAAAACCAACAACGCTACCAGCAACGTTACCAGCAACGTTGGTGGCGATCTTGTTGTTACCGGATTGCGGGGTATCAATACAACCTCTATAAATCAACCCCAAAATATTCAACATCCGACTCTTCTTCCGTCTCCTCCGCACCAGCAACCACCGCCGCTGCCGCAGcatcagcaacagcaacaTCAACCCGAATATTATCAG gTACAACAGCCACATGCAGTTGTAGCTCCGCCGCAAAGCACAGCGGTGGATTATTCTTGTCGTGAAGAACCACCACGGTCTCGTCCTCGGTTACAGGTAGCACCGGCAGCAGCGGCGATAGACCTGAGCGAGTGGCGGGAGCACAAAGTGCTAGCTTTAAGGGACTCACATTATTACCCGGGGGTTATAAGCAACGCGACTCATGGTGATATATACGTTAAGTTTGACGGTGAGGGTAACCTAGTTAAGTACGAGGATGTGCTGGGGATAGGAAAATACGATGTCATCAAGGATTCGAGTCCGTCGGTTAGCCAAGTGACTGTTGATGCGAACGTTTGCTTTAGATATCCTACCACATCTAACAACCACGCCGAAACACTGACCAGTGTTTTTGTGAAGGGTACTGTTTGTGAGATAATATCAAATCCAATTAGTTTTGTCGTCAAGATACCTGGCGAAGATGATCAGAGCTGTGAATTTGTTGTTAAACGTGCCGATTTAAGGCTCGTCCAACCTCCGTGGTGGGATGAACTCGAAGGCCTAGAGATCGTTGATCCGCCAAGGGCCCAAGTAGTCG ATCGTGGCTATCGAAATTCGTTGGAGGCACCTGCGTCGGTACCGGTCTTACAGCTTCATCATGCTTCGCCGCATGCTTCACTTATTGCTCACAATGACGGAAATGCATATTACAGAAGTAGGGCGACGAGTCCCTTATTGGAGTTGCCAGGTTCCGTCCAATCAGGAAACAACACTTTGAACATAAGCAACGGAAGTAGAATATACGAGGATTTGGAAAGTGACGACGATTTGGGCAGAGAGGATATAAGGTTTCCTTCTGATGCAG ATGCAAAATTGTCAGGAAGCAGTAAAAGGAGCAGTATGCAAAGCCGTGGAAGTACAAGCAGCCTTGTCGAGCAACGCAGTATAACTCCTCGTTCCCAGGCGGCCACACCCAG ATCTCAGGCGGCAACGCCACACAAATACAAAAAGGGTGACGTAGTAGCGACGTCTAGTGGAAtccggaaaaaattcaatggtAAACAATGGCGCAGACTTTGCAGCAAAGAAGGATGCTCAAAAGAGAGTCAGCGGAGAGGATACTGCTCTCGCCACCTTAGTCTGAAGGGTTCAGGATTCAGGGGCACTAGCACGTTTCCCGG gGGTAAAATGGACGGGGAAGAAACCTCACGGGATTCCGATACGTCTCCAAACTACGCAGATAGAAGAATAGCCGGACGTTTCGACCAAGAGGAAACTGAGGCCGCAAACATGCTTG TATCACTGGGGAGTTCGCGTTCAGCAACCCCGGCCTTTTCACCTACGGGACAGTCCTCTGTATCGCCGTGTATAAATCAGAGTCCCGTTCCGTTGTTGGGTCTGAATCAGAACGTCTTCATGCCAATATCGAGTCCAGCGCATCACCCTCCTCCCATAATATCACCTGGTGCGAAATGGAAGCATTCCCCTACCCAACCGAATTTCGTGGGTCAGTATCAGCAGCCCGTAATTAGACCAGAGCTAGTCAGGCCGAACGGGAGACCAGGTCAAACACCACCAGCAAGCATCGGCGCCAGTGTGATCCGGATTTCACCCGTTAGTAGATTATTGGCAAGCCAGAGTTTAAGCATCCCTACATGGCCCGATCAAAGTCCGCCTCAAAGGCATCCGTCGGTTGTTACGTCGTTGGctcagcaacagcaacaacagcagcaacagcaacaacaacaacaacaacaacaacaacaacaacaacaccaacaCCAACACCAACatcagcagcaacaacaacagcagcatcagcagcaACAAAGCATAATATTGCAGCATGCCCTGACTTCTAACAACGGTTTTTCGAACCATTCGGAAGTGACGCAATCTAACAATCAGCTATTGAAGCCACCCCACTCACCCCATGTTCCACTCTCGGTAACACCAGGGCAGAATCTAACCATGATTCATAAACCTCAAGACCAACCCGTCGACTACGCTCAACCATTGACCCAGACTCAGACAATGTATTTAATGCCTCATCAACATGAGAAAAAGTATGTGATAAAAAGCACTACTATGGAAGCAACGCCATTGTCTAGCGGACATTTGGTTAGTAATCAAGACGACAAGTATAGACAAACGATGATTAATCATTTGGGACAATTACCACCCTTACATCAAACACAGTGTCAACCCCCCCAGTCACCGGCAGCTCAGTCCGTCcacgttgaaaaaatgtctGCTCTCCAACAG GTCAGCAAAGTAACCCTTCCGCTTCATCTTTCATCTCACGTGGACTCCCAGAGGACTTTGTCGACACCGGCAACCATTGTGATGTCTGCTACGACAACCATTAATGACTCGGCACCACCAACCAGCGTTTTCCAACCCGTCATCGTTCAACCAAGTCACTTGACTCCAATGGCAAAAATCCAACCGCCTCGAGAAGATAATCATCAAAAGAACAATGGAGTTCTAT ATGGAAGCCGCGATGTTTCTCCCGCATATCAGCCCCAACTCCCGCAACTTGTCACCAATGCTGTGTCCAAACGGAAAAAAG CTTTTTCCTGGCAGACGATAGTGTTGGACCAGCCAGAGGTCAGTCCGCCGCCATCAGCCCTCAGCCCTCCGTTGAGTGCACCCCCGATTCCTATGGGTACAGGCAACAATCCTAGCGACGATGGTAGCGGGCATGCTCCTGGGGCTGGCCCTGAACCCATCACTCCGGCGGAGGAGGATGATGACGACGTTTTTGAGACGGAACCGACAACCCCGGCTGAAGTAGAGAGCAGCATCAACAAACGTCGAAGTCAATCACTCGGTGCGCTGCACACCAAAGATCCACAAAGTCCACTTAAA CAAACTGTGAAAAAACCACCGATGTTACAGGCCAAGGACCGAATACGACGACCAATGAATGCTtttatgatattttcaaaacgtcACCGAGCGTTGGTACACCTAAGACATCCCAATCAAGATAATAGAACAGTATCGAAAATTCTTGGCGAATGGTGGTACGCCCTGAAACCTGAAGAGAAACAGAAGTACCACGAACTTGCTTCGGAAGTAAAGGAGGCTCATTTCAAAGCTCATCCAGACTGGAAGTGGTGCAGCAAAGATAGGCGGAAGTCATCGACTACCGGATTCAAGGGCGCTGAACCACGAGGGAAACTTAATAGCACCGGAGAGGAAACTGATATGGGACCACCCTCTGATGACGTGCCTTTAACCCCGCGAACAGTCGACGAACCATCGGCACTCGCACCCAGCATATTCGAATCTCCGAATATCGAG ATCGGTGGTCAAGCGCGCGATTCTCGTCGTGTTTCCGAAATTCCGCTGCAGGTTGAAAACTCTGAGTCTGATATGAAGCAGGAGGAGGATGGTAACGTATCGGATGACGATCAAATGGTGATATGTGAAGATCCGCAACCGGAAATAGACTTGAAGTGCAAGGATAAATTGACAGACAGCGACAATGAGGGGCAGGATGAAAATgtggagaataaaaattacgcaCAGGCGAGATGTTCGCCTGCTAGTGGTCAAAATCACGACGCACAGGATACTAAGATGGACATAACATGTAGGCCTAAGCCTATCAAAG CCCGACCACCATCCGCCGGCATGGAGACTACGACAAAATACCATCATGCATCCATGGACAAAGGTGGCACTGTTTCGGTCCTTTCAACAACGTACCCTTACCACAGCCCTGTTAATCCGAGCGGAGTAACGGGTTTCCAGCCTAAGGGAGGCGCGTTTATAACTATGCCTGTATCCCCGAAAGTTGTTAAACCAGAGCCGGTTAAAAACATTGAGCAACAATACAGTACCCAGTATAGTGTCAGTAATCTCGTTGCTAATATTCAGAACGAAAACGGGCGAACTCTACCGAAATTTCCTCCTTCACCCATCGTTTCACATTCG GTCAGACCCATGATGACGCTTCTTAAAGAACAACAGGGGATACAGTCAACAAACTCTATGCATCATATGCTAACTTCCAGTGCTGGTTACCAACCCCAACTCACCCTCACAGTAGTCAACAATGAGGTCATGTCAGGTTCAAAGCCCCAGCAAGGATCTCAGTATCTTGTCCAGGCATCGCCTCATGCTAGAATGTATGGAAACTTCCAGATCCCTGTTTCAG ATGCCAGTGGCCGTAGTATATCTGTTCAGAACTTAGTAACCAGTGGTAAAGTCGAAGCTCATAGCGTTATTGTGAGCAAAGCTTATCCAGTGTCAACTCCAAGTCCTGGTACACCAAGTTATAAAGGAATCGGTCACTCAGTTACACGACTTGCTGAAATTGAGCAAAATGATAATCAATCTACTGTAAACCATGCTCAATTCTATG CAGTAAATGCTCTGAAATTAGATCAAGAAAGGAAAGACACGGTTAATATTCACGTTCCGGTACCTGGTGACAGTCACAAGCAACCTTCAACGCCGCATACTCCACACACGCCGCATAACAACGATCATTTGTCGAACACATCTTTCGCAATGGAAGAGCCAAGAGGAATCGGCGCTTTGAACAACGTCGACGTAGGGACAAATAAAGCTCCATTTATGCTTGCTCCAACACCGGCGCAACTTGGTCGGGCTCCGCTACAGAGGAGACAATCAATGG CAATGCCTCCCACATCAAATGCGGGAGATCATGGGCCTCCGACGTCTCAGAATTCCGATAATCGGCAGCCTTCAAATTCTGTCCAGAACTTCGATCAGCTGCAACAAAATTCCAATACCGAGCTTCTGGCTGCGTCGTCACCATCCACGAAGAAAGGTTCTTTCTTCAAGAAGAACGTCGAGGACGGCATGGACAGGTACAGGCAATT GGTTCTGGAGCAAGTTAACTTCcaagagaaattttcatcgttgCCAGAATTCAAGCCAGAGGAAATCCAGAGTCCGAGCGCGATCGGCATTACCAGTGGAACAGGTGCATCACCTCATGTCTCTGTTACACCGGGACTACATCAGTCTAACCTATCTTCATCCATGCAGGATTATCGTAAGAAATCTGTGCAGGGACCTCATAGACCCAGTT TGAATGAGGATGATACAGAGTCAGACATATCGATGTCAGTCACCCCTAAGTCGACGAGCAGTGTAAAATTGACGgggaatcaattttttggtCCCGACTTCAACATAGAAGCATTTAGAACGAGCACTGATCCAGGCGGCGATGTTGATCCGAGTTCACCGCGGACTCCGAAGACTCCCAGCGGTGGGGTTGGCGGTGCGACAACCGGTGCGAGCAGAGGTGAAAACGAACGAGGTCACAGGAAGGTACTGGAGCAGCGACGAAAGCTCGTTATGCAGTTATTTCAAGAACAGGGTTACTTCCCGACGACGCAGGCGACTTCTTCATTTCAGGCAAATCATGCCGATATATTTCCTACCAAAGCGAGTCTTCAACTGAAAATAAGGGAAGTTCGGCAAAAATTGAAGGCTAACTCGACGCCTGTGAGCGCCAGCAGTTTGGTCAGCCCGTTACCGGTGTCGGAGTCCTCACCTGGGGTTAACG GACCTCTTACTGCCCCCCCAACGTCGATGGGTGCTCCTCATTCGCTGCCGGTCGGCAATACCAGCGGTAGCTAG